In Gemmata obscuriglobus, a single genomic region encodes these proteins:
- a CDS encoding Gfo/Idh/MocA family protein: MNTSSDPAFGLNHRPTLPRRRDWRIGCVGSGFIMRDCHLVAYRNAGFNPIAIASRNEATARDVAAQYNIPTAQCIDELLANGDVEILDVAVPPDAQPDLIRRAVVGGKGRLRGILAQKPLALSVCVARELVTLCADAGITLAVNQNMRYDQSVRAAKDLLNRGWLGEPVLATIDMRAVPHWMPWAEALPSLSTFVMSVHHLDTFRYWLGTPNRVLASTRPDPRTKFPHRDGLNLYILEYDSGARASAWDDVWAGPCKEGVAGDTAIRWRVEGTEGLMRGTIGWPKYPERTPSTLQFSTRDSNGWQFPKWDDVWFPDAFVGTMAQLLVAVEQGTEPEISGRDNIETVALCEAVFAAATQRRVVSMSDILGGA; this comes from the coding sequence ATGAACACTTCTTCAGATCCCGCATTCGGTCTGAATCACCGTCCGACACTCCCGCGCCGCCGCGACTGGCGCATCGGGTGCGTTGGGTCGGGGTTCATCATGCGGGACTGCCACCTCGTTGCTTACCGCAACGCCGGGTTCAACCCAATCGCAATTGCGTCACGAAACGAAGCGACCGCACGGGACGTTGCTGCACAGTACAATATCCCCACCGCCCAGTGCATTGATGAACTGCTCGCCAACGGTGATGTCGAAATCCTCGACGTGGCCGTGCCACCCGACGCGCAACCGGACTTGATTCGGCGGGCGGTGGTCGGCGGGAAGGGGCGACTCCGGGGCATCCTCGCTCAGAAACCGCTCGCCCTGTCGGTCTGCGTCGCGAGGGAACTCGTGACGCTATGTGCCGACGCCGGGATCACGCTGGCCGTGAACCAGAACATGCGGTACGACCAGTCGGTGCGGGCGGCGAAGGATCTCCTCAATCGGGGCTGGTTGGGAGAACCCGTTCTTGCCACCATCGACATGCGGGCCGTTCCGCACTGGATGCCGTGGGCCGAGGCGTTGCCGTCGCTCTCGACGTTCGTGATGAGCGTTCACCACCTCGACACGTTCCGCTACTGGCTCGGCACGCCGAACCGGGTTCTAGCATCCACGCGCCCGGACCCGCGAACGAAATTCCCGCACCGCGACGGCCTCAATCTGTACATCCTCGAATACGATTCAGGTGCTCGCGCTTCTGCGTGGGACGATGTGTGGGCCGGGCCGTGCAAGGAAGGGGTTGCCGGCGATACCGCCATCCGCTGGCGCGTCGAGGGGACGGAGGGGCTGATGCGGGGAACGATCGGCTGGCCCAAATACCCCGAACGCACCCCCAGCACCTTGCAGTTCAGCACCCGCGACAGCAACGGGTGGCAGTTCCCGAAATGGGACGATGTCTGGTTCCCGGACGCCTTCGTCGGCACAATGGCGCAACTGCTTGTCGCGGTGGAGCAGGGCACCGAGCCCGAAATCAGCGGGCGCGACAACATCGAGACCGTCGCGCTGTGCGAAGCGGTGTTCGCCGCCGCAACTCAGCGCCGTGTGGTGAGTATGAGTGACATTCTGGGGGGCGCATGA
- a CDS encoding sulfurtransferase, protein MQLLRSVSFSRLLVVAAVLALPGAARADIGIISPAEAKKLIENPDAAKRPIVLDTRGGYKDYFRGHLPTAHHLNFDTLRGTDGGVPVQYLPDDLTKVLLVRAGVDKGRLHLIYATGDKLPNDEILSASMVAYVLEKFGVEHIRIVDGGLPEWSKQKLPVTQEYFGNPKGALPEKGHPEIAATVDDVLKRKPTAVLADARPHNEYLGNDDIWVRKGHIPGAISFHWARLMEPDNTHKFLPFEKVKAELEAAGLTADKEILVYCGTSREGSLLRFYLKHVAKYPNVRLYEGSWKEYAHLKQHPAETKENKTK, encoded by the coding sequence ATGCAACTGCTCAGGTCCGTTTCGTTTTCCCGGCTGCTCGTTGTGGCCGCGGTTCTGGCGTTGCCCGGGGCGGCCCGCGCCGACATCGGAATCATCTCGCCGGCCGAGGCGAAGAAGCTGATCGAGAACCCCGACGCGGCCAAGCGGCCGATCGTGCTGGACACACGCGGCGGGTACAAGGACTACTTCCGCGGGCACCTGCCGACCGCGCACCACCTGAACTTCGACACGCTCCGGGGCACCGACGGCGGGGTTCCGGTGCAGTACCTGCCCGACGACCTGACCAAGGTGCTGCTGGTCCGCGCCGGGGTGGACAAGGGCCGGTTGCATCTGATCTACGCGACCGGCGACAAACTGCCGAACGACGAGATCCTGAGCGCCAGCATGGTGGCCTACGTGCTGGAGAAGTTCGGGGTCGAGCACATCCGCATCGTGGACGGCGGGCTCCCCGAGTGGTCCAAGCAGAAACTGCCGGTCACGCAGGAGTACTTCGGCAACCCCAAGGGCGCGCTGCCCGAGAAGGGCCACCCGGAAATCGCGGCGACCGTGGACGATGTCCTGAAGCGGAAGCCGACGGCGGTCCTGGCGGACGCCCGGCCGCACAACGAGTACCTGGGCAACGACGACATCTGGGTGCGGAAGGGGCACATCCCCGGCGCCATCAGCTTCCACTGGGCGCGGCTCATGGAGCCGGACAACACCCACAAGTTCCTGCCGTTCGAGAAGGTGAAGGCGGAACTGGAAGCGGCCGGGCTGACGGCGGATAAAGAGATCCTGGTGTACTGCGGCACGTCCCGCGAGGGGAGCCTGCTGCGGTTCTACCTGAAGCACGTCGCCAAGTACCCGAACGTGCGGCTGTACGAGGGCTCGTGGAAAGAGTACGCCCACCTCAAGCAGCACCCGGCCGAGACGAAAGAGAACAAGACCAAGTAG
- a CDS encoding inorganic phosphate transporter, which yields MLLALLFFAACSVAFTNGANANFKGVASLYGSGTTTLRAAALWGTATTFAGSLAALLLSENMLLAFRGRGVVPDELVASRHFVCAVALGTALTSFLATRFGFPVSTTHALVGALVGAGLAGGGDVRIGALGTQFLYPLFFSPVVAALAGAAAYLILRGGRLMPDRRSRPLDVLHFLSAGAASFARGLNDTPKMAALMVAVPAIGPREGIVIVAFVVAAGGLLDITRVAETLGKKVTDMNPGQGFAASLVTAGLVTTASLHSLPVSTTHVSVGSLCGMGAATGRVHWRKAGEILLAWVSTVPCGAALAALAYALVTSLLAASG from the coding sequence ATGCTGCTCGCGCTTCTGTTCTTCGCGGCTTGTTCCGTGGCGTTTACGAACGGGGCCAACGCCAACTTCAAGGGCGTGGCCTCGCTGTACGGGAGCGGGACGACGACGCTCCGCGCGGCGGCGCTGTGGGGCACCGCGACCACGTTCGCGGGTTCGCTCGCCGCGCTGCTCCTCTCCGAGAACATGCTGCTCGCGTTCCGCGGGCGCGGGGTCGTTCCGGATGAGTTGGTCGCCTCGCGACACTTCGTCTGCGCCGTTGCGCTGGGCACGGCGCTCACCAGCTTCCTGGCCACGCGGTTCGGGTTTCCGGTCTCCACCACCCACGCACTGGTTGGCGCCCTCGTGGGCGCGGGACTGGCCGGCGGTGGCGACGTTCGGATCGGTGCGCTGGGAACGCAGTTCCTGTACCCGCTGTTCTTTAGCCCGGTGGTCGCGGCGCTGGCCGGGGCCGCGGCGTATCTGATTCTGCGAGGCGGGCGACTCATGCCGGACCGCCGGTCGCGTCCGCTCGACGTGTTGCACTTTCTCAGCGCCGGCGCGGCCAGCTTCGCGCGCGGGCTGAACGATACGCCGAAGATGGCGGCCCTGATGGTAGCCGTGCCTGCCATCGGTCCCCGGGAAGGAATTGTGATCGTTGCGTTTGTGGTCGCGGCAGGTGGACTACTGGACATCACCCGCGTGGCCGAAACGCTCGGCAAGAAGGTCACGGACATGAACCCCGGCCAAGGGTTCGCGGCCAGTCTGGTGACCGCGGGCCTCGTGACCACCGCCAGCCTGCACAGCTTACCTGTAAGCACCACGCACGTGAGCGTCGGGTCGCTATGCGGGATGGGCGCGGCGACCGGACGGGTACACTGGCGCAAGGCGGGTGAGATCCTGCTCGCGTGGGTCAGTACCGTCCCCTGTGGGGCCGCCTTGGCGGCCCTTGCCTACGCGCTTGTGACGAGCTTGCTGGCCGCCTCCGGGTGA
- a CDS encoding flavin reductase family protein: protein MQIDPSTAPVPNVYQHLTGVVTPRPIAWVTTLSPADVVNLAPFSFFNAFGANPPTVVFSPTLRRDGTKKDTLLNLEKLGEFVVHTATAPLADKVNLSSKEVPPDESEISLTGLSTIAGVKVKVPRLAESPVALECVVRQIIPCGTGPIAANLVIGEVVLFHIADDVLDARGAVDPRKLRTVARLGGAFWCHTSDLFELERP from the coding sequence ATGCAGATCGACCCTTCGACCGCACCTGTGCCAAACGTCTACCAGCACCTAACGGGCGTGGTAACGCCGCGACCCATCGCGTGGGTGACCACACTCTCACCTGCGGACGTGGTGAACCTGGCACCGTTCAGCTTCTTCAATGCGTTTGGTGCCAACCCGCCGACCGTCGTGTTCTCCCCGACTCTTCGGCGCGACGGGACCAAGAAGGATACCCTTCTGAACTTGGAAAAGCTCGGCGAATTCGTGGTACACACCGCCACGGCCCCGCTCGCGGACAAGGTGAACCTCTCGTCCAAAGAGGTGCCACCGGACGAGAGCGAGATCAGCCTGACGGGTTTGAGTACGATCGCGGGCGTGAAGGTGAAGGTGCCCCGGCTCGCGGAATCGCCGGTTGCGCTGGAGTGCGTGGTCCGGCAAATCATCCCGTGCGGAACCGGACCGATCGCGGCGAACCTCGTCATCGGCGAGGTGGTGCTCTTTCACATTGCCGACGACGTGCTGGACGCGAGGGGCGCGGTCGACCCGCGAAAGCTGCGAACGGTGGCCCGACTTGGTGGCGCGTTCTGGTGCCACACGTCGGACCTGTTCGAGTTGGAGCGCCCGTAG
- a CDS encoding amidohydrolase produces MPSLLCLALLVLSAEPAVSADLIAHNGKVWTGDAKRPEAQAVAVWRGRIVKVGTGADVKALTGPATKIIDLKGGRLVPGFYDSHVHFLSGGQSLTQIDLKDVQDEAEFGKRLTAFNKNTPRDRWIVGGLWDHDRTFNGELPTAALLDKYVKDRPVFIQRYDGHMGVANSAALKLAGITAVTKDPPGGVIYRLADGKTPSGVLKDNAMALVDRLIPEPGDEEILEAVLAAQKAAAEVGVTSVQDLDGSGAETRRKLFRIYQKLAREGKLTCRIDLRWPISAYKELANAGLTADFGSDFVRVGGVKGFMDGSLGSSTAKMFGPYEGGANNTGVYVTEPDTMRSYIRGADAAGLNVCVHAIGDRANAVLLDLFADVAKQNGAKDRRFRIEHAQHLRPEDYKRFKELRVIASMQPYHVIDDGRWAEGRIGAKRCASSYAYRSLLDAGATLAFGSDWPVAPLNPLVGVDAAVNRRPLDGKHPNGWFPEQRTTVPEAVEAYTLGSAFAGFQEPDRGSITVGKLADFVLLSRDIFSAAEKNRIGTTTVLLTVVGGKVVFERK; encoded by the coding sequence ATGCCTTCTCTGCTTTGTCTTGCTTTACTTGTTCTGTCCGCAGAACCGGCAGTTTCGGCCGACCTGATCGCTCACAACGGCAAGGTCTGGACCGGCGACGCGAAGCGCCCCGAAGCACAAGCCGTTGCGGTGTGGCGCGGCCGCATCGTCAAGGTGGGCACGGGCGCCGATGTCAAAGCGCTCACCGGCCCTGCCACCAAAATCATCGATCTTAAGGGCGGGCGACTGGTCCCCGGGTTTTACGACAGCCACGTTCACTTCCTGAGCGGCGGGCAGTCGCTCACGCAAATCGACCTGAAGGACGTCCAAGACGAGGCCGAGTTCGGCAAGCGTCTGACGGCGTTCAACAAGAACACCCCGCGCGACCGCTGGATCGTCGGCGGGTTGTGGGACCATGACCGGACGTTCAATGGCGAGTTGCCCACTGCCGCGCTGCTGGACAAGTACGTGAAAGACCGCCCGGTGTTCATCCAGCGGTACGACGGGCACATGGGGGTCGCGAACTCGGCCGCCCTGAAACTCGCTGGCATCACGGCGGTCACCAAGGACCCGCCGGGCGGGGTGATCTACCGGTTGGCGGACGGCAAAACGCCGTCGGGGGTGCTCAAGGACAACGCGATGGCGCTGGTGGACCGGCTGATCCCGGAGCCCGGCGATGAGGAGATACTCGAAGCGGTTCTTGCGGCCCAAAAAGCAGCGGCGGAGGTTGGTGTCACAAGCGTGCAGGATCTCGACGGCAGCGGCGCCGAAACTCGCCGCAAACTGTTCCGGATCTACCAGAAGCTCGCGCGCGAAGGGAAGCTCACCTGCCGGATCGACCTCCGCTGGCCGATCTCGGCTTACAAGGAACTCGCCAACGCGGGGCTCACGGCCGACTTCGGGAGCGACTTCGTTCGCGTCGGCGGGGTGAAGGGCTTCATGGACGGCTCGCTCGGCAGCAGCACGGCGAAGATGTTCGGCCCGTATGAAGGCGGCGCGAACAACACCGGCGTGTACGTCACCGAACCGGACACGATGCGCAGCTACATCCGCGGGGCCGACGCCGCGGGGCTCAACGTGTGCGTCCACGCGATCGGCGACCGGGCCAACGCAGTGCTCCTCGACCTCTTCGCTGACGTTGCGAAGCAGAACGGGGCCAAGGACCGGCGGTTCCGGATCGAACACGCGCAGCACCTGCGCCCCGAGGATTACAAGCGGTTCAAGGAACTGCGAGTGATCGCCTCAATGCAGCCGTACCACGTCATTGACGACGGGCGCTGGGCCGAGGGGCGGATCGGTGCGAAGCGGTGCGCGAGTTCTTACGCGTACCGCTCGCTGCTCGACGCCGGGGCGACGCTCGCGTTCGGGTCCGACTGGCCGGTCGCACCACTTAACCCGCTGGTCGGCGTTGACGCGGCGGTGAACCGGCGCCCCCTCGACGGCAAGCACCCGAACGGCTGGTTCCCCGAGCAGCGCACCACCGTCCCGGAGGCGGTGGAAGCGTACACACTTGGCAGTGCGTTCGCAGGGTTCCAGGAACCCGACCGCGGGAGCATTACCGTTGGTAAGCTTGCCGACTTCGTGCTTCTGTCGCGCGACATCTTCAGTGCCGCCGAGAAGAACCGCATCGGCACGACGACCGTGCTGCTGACTGTTGTGGGTGGAAAAGTGGTGTTCGAGCGGAAGTGA
- the rlmN gene encoding 23S rRNA (adenine(2503)-C(2))-methyltransferase RlmN: MLSTLPILETGSLPAGTEGVPPSHAKPGILDVPAETLRAWLTERGQPPMRVNQICKQILANRATAFEDMSDLPKGLRADLAGAFRVFSMSVERHFAASDDTHKFVLRLADGRMIEAVLIQDDGRATACISTQVGCGMGCVFCASGLNGVVRNLTAGEMVEQLVLLRNLTDANSTNPERAPRLTHIVVMGMGEPLANLDNLLDALAVAGDKNGLGIGARHVTISTVGLPAKIRKLAESGKQYHLAVSLHAPNDELRTRIVPTNDKVGMDAILAAADEFYEKTGRQVTYEYVVLGGLNDQAPHARQLAGLLRGRQAHVNLIPWNAVEGLAFKRPADADLQYLIDTLRRGGISVKVRKRKGAEIDAACGQLRRQAEAALGAERVGERPQ, translated from the coding sequence ATGCTTTCGACGCTCCCGATTCTTGAAACCGGTTCCCTTCCCGCTGGTACGGAAGGTGTACCGCCTTCGCACGCCAAACCTGGCATACTTGATGTGCCGGCCGAGACGTTGCGCGCGTGGCTCACGGAGCGCGGCCAGCCGCCGATGCGGGTCAACCAGATCTGCAAGCAGATTCTCGCCAACCGGGCGACCGCGTTCGAGGACATGTCCGACCTCCCGAAGGGGTTACGCGCCGATCTCGCGGGCGCCTTTCGCGTGTTCTCGATGTCCGTAGAACGCCACTTCGCCGCATCCGACGACACCCACAAGTTCGTACTGCGGCTCGCCGACGGTCGGATGATCGAGGCGGTGCTGATTCAGGACGACGGCCGCGCGACCGCGTGCATCAGCACGCAGGTCGGGTGCGGGATGGGCTGCGTGTTTTGCGCCAGCGGGCTCAACGGCGTGGTGCGCAACCTCACCGCCGGCGAGATGGTGGAGCAACTCGTACTGCTCCGTAACCTGACCGACGCGAACAGCACGAACCCCGAACGCGCGCCGCGGCTCACCCACATCGTCGTGATGGGAATGGGCGAACCGCTCGCGAACCTCGACAACTTGCTTGATGCGCTCGCCGTCGCGGGTGACAAGAACGGGCTCGGCATCGGGGCGCGGCACGTCACCATTTCAACCGTCGGACTGCCGGCGAAGATCCGCAAACTCGCCGAAAGCGGAAAGCAGTATCACCTGGCGGTGTCGCTGCACGCGCCGAACGACGAGTTGCGCACGCGGATCGTGCCGACCAACGACAAGGTCGGGATGGACGCGATCCTGGCCGCGGCGGACGAGTTCTATGAGAAAACCGGACGCCAGGTGACTTACGAATACGTTGTCCTCGGCGGGCTGAACGACCAAGCCCCGCACGCGCGGCAGCTCGCGGGCCTGCTGCGCGGGCGCCAGGCGCACGTGAACCTGATCCCGTGGAACGCGGTCGAAGGGCTGGCGTTTAAGCGCCCCGCCGACGCCGACCTTCAGTACCTGATCGACACGCTCCGCCGCGGCGGGATCAGTGTGAAGGTGCGGAAGCGGAAGGGGGCGGAGATCGACGCCGCGTGCGGGCAGTTGCGCCGCCAGGCCGAAGCCGCGCTCGGAGCCGAGCGGGTCGGCGAGCGGCCGCAGTAG
- a CDS encoding anti-sigma factor family protein, which produces MSADSTEFDDGPPPDPFEAELVAYLDGELDPAAARRVEDRLAEDPAARARAAELKKSFDLLDYLPRPEPSPNFTTRTLEKLPAVRSPAGSGAGGRAVGPASVGVRSGPGEFLSTSMPIPLAGADPLRPRSRGWLPGTALVAAVVVLGLLGYLTAGAARSLLIPRGREHEEVKTDPRIVALLPLYAVADDLSFVQEIAKPELFGDDPAVSYDPLLKVPAVDPPERQGVKAHDSLAKAFRDLPAARQAEVSKLDRDLHAREPKERDRLLRALEVYAIWLDRLPEPERRGVLGAATPNLRLGVVRDLREQQWVDALPPPTRKKVDSLTSPKEKAELIAQLRDEEEERRERWQFLRGHAEAFVTDRPPWPFDTKAGRDEVTEFARAAFKLDDSKRSRLAPDEVAEYRRALALANGEQAWALYGWTVYELNKAHPYLPEPADPKLMWTETADLPDSASRLLKKNAAFRLRSVAGKWPEFPLELHRELSGPKGVLAPVLGPARVADFKEPVRQFAEKELLRRLTAEEKAALHKLEGKWPDYPREFVRYATKYDLSVPGVTLPGSPKKWEATYGTRPGPRGTN; this is translated from the coding sequence ATGAGCGCTGACAGCACCGAATTTGATGACGGCCCGCCGCCCGACCCGTTTGAGGCCGAGTTGGTCGCGTACTTGGACGGCGAACTCGACCCCGCCGCGGCGCGCCGGGTCGAGGACCGGCTCGCGGAAGATCCGGCCGCCCGCGCCCGCGCGGCGGAGCTGAAAAAGTCGTTCGACCTGCTCGACTACCTGCCCAGGCCGGAGCCGTCCCCGAACTTCACCACCCGCACGCTCGAAAAGCTCCCCGCGGTTCGATCGCCCGCTGGGTCGGGCGCGGGGGGGCGGGCGGTGGGGCCTGCTTCCGTGGGCGTGAGATCCGGACCGGGTGAGTTCCTTTCGACCTCAATGCCGATTCCGCTCGCGGGCGCCGACCCGCTTCGGCCCCGATCTCGCGGCTGGCTCCCCGGCACGGCGCTCGTCGCCGCAGTCGTGGTGCTCGGCCTGCTCGGCTACCTCACCGCCGGCGCGGCGCGGTCGCTTCTGATCCCGCGCGGTAGGGAGCACGAGGAGGTGAAGACCGACCCCCGGATCGTCGCCTTGCTGCCGCTCTACGCGGTCGCCGACGACCTCAGCTTCGTTCAGGAGATTGCGAAGCCCGAGCTGTTCGGGGACGACCCGGCGGTCAGCTACGATCCGCTGCTCAAGGTGCCGGCGGTGGACCCGCCCGAGCGCCAGGGCGTGAAGGCGCACGACTCGCTGGCGAAGGCGTTTCGCGACCTGCCGGCGGCGCGCCAGGCCGAGGTGTCGAAGCTCGACCGGGACCTGCATGCGCGGGAGCCGAAGGAGCGCGACCGGTTGCTCCGCGCGCTGGAGGTGTACGCGATCTGGCTCGACCGGCTGCCCGAGCCCGAGCGCCGCGGGGTGCTCGGCGCGGCGACCCCGAACCTGCGCCTCGGAGTGGTCCGTGACCTGCGCGAGCAGCAGTGGGTGGACGCGCTCCCGCCGCCGACGCGGAAGAAAGTCGATTCGCTCACCAGCCCGAAAGAGAAGGCCGAACTGATCGCCCAACTGCGGGACGAGGAAGAGGAGCGCCGCGAGCGGTGGCAGTTCTTGCGAGGCCACGCGGAGGCGTTCGTGACCGACCGGCCGCCCTGGCCGTTCGACACCAAAGCCGGGCGCGACGAGGTGACGGAGTTCGCGCGGGCGGCGTTCAAGTTGGACGACTCGAAGCGGTCGCGGCTCGCCCCGGACGAGGTCGCGGAGTACCGCCGGGCGCTGGCGCTGGCCAACGGCGAGCAGGCCTGGGCGCTGTACGGCTGGACCGTATACGAGTTGAACAAGGCGCACCCGTACTTGCCCGAGCCGGCCGACCCGAAGCTGATGTGGACCGAGACGGCGGACCTGCCCGATTCGGCGTCGCGGCTGCTGAAAAAGAACGCCGCGTTTCGGCTCCGCTCGGTCGCCGGCAAATGGCCCGAGTTCCCGCTGGAGTTGCACCGCGAGTTGAGCGGGCCGAAGGGCGTGCTGGCGCCGGTGCTCGGCCCGGCACGTGTTGCGGATTTCAAAGAACCGGTGCGGCAGTTCGCCGAAAAGGAGCTGTTGCGCCGGCTGACCGCCGAAGAAAAGGCAGCCCTTCACAAACTGGAAGGGAAGTGGCCCGACTACCCTCGCGAGTTCGTGCGGTACGCCACCAAGTACGACCTGTCGGTCCCCGGTGTGACGTTGCCGGGCTCGCCGAAGAAGTGGGAGGCCACCTACGGCACGCGCCCCGGGCCACGAGGAACGAACTGA
- a CDS encoding RNA polymerase sigma factor, whose translation MATGQTSAQMALRDPDIRLMLRVRDDDGAAFAELVERFQHRLVAVMHHLVGSAEEAEDLAQEVFLRVYRTRKRYTPKAKFSTWLFTIANNLALNALRNRKRRPVMPLEVQESGPLGTRPPGALVPTRDEPPNHNLQQQELAGVIRDALEGLNERQRMAIVLNKFEDMNYADIADVMGLTTKAVKSLLSRARGKLREALQGYIYMDGVVPPEAEAGDDSDGSEP comes from the coding sequence ATGGCGACCGGCCAAACCAGCGCGCAGATGGCGCTCCGCGACCCGGACATCCGGCTCATGCTCCGAGTCCGGGACGACGACGGCGCCGCGTTCGCCGAACTGGTCGAGCGGTTCCAGCACCGGCTCGTCGCCGTCATGCACCACCTGGTCGGCAGCGCCGAGGAGGCCGAGGACCTCGCCCAGGAGGTGTTCCTGCGGGTGTACCGCACCCGCAAGCGGTACACCCCGAAGGCCAAGTTCTCGACCTGGCTGTTCACCATCGCCAACAACCTCGCGCTCAACGCCCTCCGGAACCGGAAGCGGCGCCCGGTGATGCCCCTGGAGGTGCAGGAATCCGGCCCCCTCGGAACGCGGCCCCCGGGAGCGCTGGTGCCCACACGCGACGAACCGCCCAACCACAACCTTCAGCAGCAGGAACTCGCCGGCGTCATCCGGGACGCGCTGGAGGGGCTCAACGAGCGCCAGCGGATGGCGATCGTGCTGAACAAGTTCGAGGACATGAATTACGCGGACATCGCGGACGTGATGGGGCTGACCACCAAGGCGGTGAAGTCGCTCCTGAGCCGCGCCCGCGGGAAGCTGCGTGAGGCGCTGCAAGGTTACATTTACATGGACGGCGTCGTCCCCCCCGAGGCGGAGGCCGGCGACGATTCCGACGGCTCCGAACCGTGA
- a CDS encoding homogentisate 1,2-dioxygenase yields the protein MQYLSRGSVPKKRHTRHRTDPGFKGEGLYYEEVITTQGFSRAHSFAYHLRPPTRVKHVESAGIQSIEVAPQDVLRHHHLKSSAMPAGGDPVSGRVPMLTNADVTLWRCRPTQPQAELFRNALADELVFVHRGAGRLLTHFGVLPFKPFDYVLIPRCTTYKLEFDPGVQPDLLVIESAGTINIPPKYLNHDGQLRLGAPYCERDLHGPTDLLVIDEERDTPVLIKDGTRLSRYVLASHPFDVVGWDGLVYPFTFNADDFEPITGTIHQPPPIHLTFETSGFVVCTFAPRVLDTHPEAIKVPYAHSNVESDEVLYYVRGKFGSRRGVEEASFTLHPHGIPHGPHPGTIVASRDVKWTDELAVMVDTFRPLFVTKQAMELDEPKYPYSWLD from the coding sequence ATGCAATACCTCTCCCGCGGCAGCGTCCCGAAAAAGCGTCACACGCGGCACCGGACCGACCCCGGCTTTAAGGGCGAGGGCCTGTACTACGAAGAGGTCATCACCACGCAGGGGTTCTCGCGGGCGCACTCGTTCGCGTACCACCTGCGCCCGCCGACACGCGTGAAGCACGTTGAATCGGCAGGCATTCAGTCGATCGAAGTCGCCCCGCAAGACGTGTTGCGGCACCACCACCTCAAAAGCAGCGCGATGCCCGCAGGCGGTGATCCGGTCTCTGGTCGCGTCCCGATGTTGACCAACGCCGATGTCACGCTCTGGCGGTGCCGCCCGACGCAGCCTCAGGCCGAACTGTTCCGCAACGCGCTCGCGGACGAACTCGTCTTCGTTCACAGGGGGGCGGGCCGGTTGCTAACCCACTTCGGAGTGCTGCCGTTCAAGCCCTTCGATTACGTGCTGATCCCGCGCTGCACCACTTACAAGCTCGAATTCGATCCCGGCGTGCAACCCGATCTACTGGTGATCGAGTCCGCGGGCACAATTAACATCCCGCCCAAGTACCTGAACCACGACGGCCAACTGCGGCTCGGCGCGCCGTACTGCGAGCGCGACCTGCACGGCCCTACCGACCTGCTCGTCATCGACGAAGAGAGAGACACCCCGGTCCTCATCAAGGACGGCACCCGGCTGTCGCGATACGTGCTCGCGAGCCACCCCTTCGATGTCGTCGGCTGGGACGGGCTCGTGTACCCGTTCACATTTAACGCCGACGACTTCGAGCCGATCACCGGGACGATCCACCAGCCGCCGCCGATCCATCTGACGTTCGAAACGTCGGGGTTCGTGGTCTGCACGTTCGCGCCGCGGGTGCTCGACACGCACCCCGAGGCGATCAAGGTTCCGTACGCGCACAGCAACGTCGAAAGCGACGAGGTGCTGTACTACGTGCGCGGCAAATTCGGGTCGCGCCGCGGCGTGGAAGAAGCGTCGTTCACGCTGCACCCGCACGGCATCCCGCACGGGCCACACCCCGGTACGATTGTCGCCAGCCGGGATGTGAAGTGGACCGACGAACTGGCCGTCATGGTGGACACGTTCCGACCCCTATTTGTGACCAAACAGGCGATGGAACTGGACGAGCCGAAGTACCCGTACTCGTGGCTGGACTGA